A single genomic interval of Microbacterium hydrocarbonoxydans harbors:
- a CDS encoding M23 family metallopeptidase, protein MANGCGAAIYAANSGTVDYAGANGNYGNYVRIQHGGGVSTGYAHIKPSGILVGRGQWVNSGQVIAYAGDTGRSFGCHLHFEVYINGGYTNPVRFMEDRGVYI, encoded by the coding sequence ATGGCCAATGGCTGCGGAGCGGCGATCTACGCCGCCAACTCCGGAACAGTGGACTACGCCGGCGCGAACGGCAACTACGGCAATTACGTCCGCATCCAACACGGCGGGGGCGTCAGCACCGGGTACGCGCACATCAAACCCAGTGGCATCCTCGTTGGCAGGGGGCAATGGGTCAATTCGGGCCAGGTCATCGCTTACGCGGGTGACACTGGACGCTCCTTCGGTTGCCATCTGCATTTCGAGGTCTACATCAATGGTGGTTACACCAACCCCGTCCGATTCATGGAAGACCGCGGCGTCTATATCTAA
- a CDS encoding Mu transposase C-terminal domain-containing protein, producing the protein MSDESKLKLGDSFDIDGEIWVWAHIIPGLEVKLRSENAPDRHLIMSVDEFLRHAGTAQRERAVSLRPDGDAWPTNVCDMEAHLLEAFTGRPMDPLASTPRAQYDPALTTQNARVDAKLLELKGTSLGRARSTFHLLWKTYQQDGAAGLNARMHRKGEQRLAISRADPRLVTIIDRFLDRQTDKATSSKKRCAVLVRRALETTYPGDPICEIKARTLQGYINERAAGRYSFDKATTRRNTDNSPKRQYHSGAAYQLGERCEIDSTDLDVLVWDETSEFRPKLTVLLDVASRVPLAWAIHADSPGGFDHALLLARAIIGRKAVPGSGAATLSGSAALPSALMKQVNPYLSDESLALPWIFPRSITIDGGADFRSRTFRDACRAYGIHRELAPSGTPTVKPHVERNFGTLSSDFAAWLAGFVGNSVAHRGARDNPTLTLDSLRLILDSWISNIYLNKPHQGLKSTSSPGRIFTPNQMYTELFSVGPGVPVPFGVEEYLALLPTERRMIGRAGIDLHNRRYDSPDLEDLRSRSLTGAEPGSARARKFPVSFDPYNANAVWVRHPETGLWIECWDVALREKTAPMVAEIDMKLLTRYPDAAIDDPDRRREWIDHVESRERGDKRKRTQHKREQQRLKVEAQRESGPSTTTPIPLRQWAKPVDISTIDWTSPDIHLAQAEELDP; encoded by the coding sequence GTGTCTGACGAGAGCAAGCTGAAACTCGGGGACTCTTTCGACATTGACGGCGAGATCTGGGTCTGGGCCCACATCATCCCCGGCCTAGAGGTGAAGCTCCGGTCCGAGAACGCACCCGATCGACACCTCATCATGTCCGTAGACGAGTTCCTGCGCCATGCCGGCACGGCTCAACGCGAGCGCGCGGTATCGCTTCGTCCGGACGGGGACGCGTGGCCGACCAACGTGTGCGATATGGAGGCCCATCTCCTTGAGGCGTTCACCGGGAGACCAATGGATCCGTTGGCTTCCACTCCTCGGGCGCAGTATGACCCTGCGCTGACGACTCAGAACGCACGCGTTGACGCGAAGCTGCTGGAGTTGAAAGGCACGTCACTGGGGCGAGCGCGCAGTACCTTTCACCTCCTATGGAAGACCTACCAGCAAGACGGTGCAGCGGGGCTGAATGCCCGCATGCACCGGAAGGGCGAGCAGCGACTCGCCATCAGCCGGGCAGATCCGCGGCTGGTGACGATCATCGATCGATTCCTCGATCGCCAGACGGACAAGGCCACGAGTAGCAAAAAGCGTTGCGCTGTCTTGGTGAGGCGAGCGCTCGAGACAACCTACCCGGGCGACCCCATTTGTGAGATCAAGGCTCGCACCCTCCAGGGCTACATCAACGAGCGGGCTGCAGGCCGTTACAGCTTCGACAAAGCGACCACCCGGAGAAACACCGACAACAGCCCAAAGCGTCAGTACCACTCCGGAGCTGCCTATCAACTTGGAGAGCGATGCGAGATCGATTCAACGGACCTCGACGTTCTCGTTTGGGATGAGACCAGTGAGTTCCGTCCGAAACTCACCGTGCTTCTCGACGTCGCCAGCCGAGTGCCGCTCGCTTGGGCGATCCACGCGGATAGCCCTGGCGGATTCGATCATGCGCTCCTGCTCGCCCGAGCCATCATCGGGCGCAAAGCCGTGCCTGGTTCGGGCGCTGCCACTCTCTCGGGGTCAGCCGCCTTGCCTTCCGCGCTGATGAAGCAGGTGAACCCCTACCTCAGCGACGAGTCTCTGGCTCTCCCATGGATCTTTCCGCGATCAATCACCATCGACGGCGGAGCTGATTTTCGGTCCCGCACGTTCAGAGATGCCTGCCGTGCGTACGGAATCCACAGGGAGCTCGCGCCCTCCGGAACGCCGACGGTGAAGCCACATGTTGAACGCAACTTCGGCACCCTCTCATCAGATTTCGCCGCATGGTTGGCCGGTTTCGTGGGGAACTCCGTGGCGCATCGAGGCGCCCGCGACAACCCCACGCTCACCTTGGACTCGCTCCGGCTCATCCTGGACAGTTGGATATCCAACATCTACCTGAACAAACCGCACCAGGGCCTGAAGTCGACGAGCTCCCCCGGACGGATCTTCACCCCGAATCAGATGTACACCGAACTCTTCAGCGTCGGGCCTGGCGTCCCAGTGCCTTTCGGAGTCGAGGAGTACCTCGCCCTGTTGCCGACCGAACGTCGCATGATCGGTCGTGCAGGGATCGATCTCCACAATCGCCGCTACGACTCGCCCGACCTGGAGGACCTCCGCAGTCGCTCCCTCACGGGCGCTGAACCGGGATCCGCGAGAGCGAGGAAGTTCCCGGTGAGCTTCGACCCCTACAACGCGAATGCCGTCTGGGTACGTCACCCGGAAACCGGCTTGTGGATCGAGTGTTGGGACGTCGCTCTGCGAGAGAAGACGGCACCGATGGTCGCCGAGATCGACATGAAACTCCTTACCCGATACCCCGACGCCGCTATCGACGATCCCGATCGCCGCCGGGAGTGGATCGATCATGTCGAAAGCCGCGAGCGAGGAGACAAGCGCAAGCGCACCCAACACAAGCGAGAGCAACAGCGCCTCAAGGTCGAAGCTCAACGCGAGTCAGGCCCCTCGACAACGACACCGATCCCATTACGGCAATGGGCCAAACCCGTCGACATCAGCACCATCGATTGGACGTCCCCCGACATACATCTCGCTCAAGCAGAGGAGCTTGATCCATGA
- a CDS encoding coiled-coil domain-containing protein, which produces MNGRLVSAATEAAEECGCAPTPAERDSFWKLSVTRRGAFGLGALGVAAFAALGIGSGDSAAYAASYPSWDDVQRAKNNEAAKAAEITRIEGLIQSLTRKVAETQVAADTASDEFYAAQQEYFAAITEAQSLQAQADEQSAIAETSARRAGQVAAQLYRNGGDDSALQLFFSGSAANADELLSRLGTMDKLLEYNRSVYDGAISARNTAQSLTDQAKVARDERDRPAAGRRAEDDCGTRSGRRRTGRARRASREPRDECRRSSPR; this is translated from the coding sequence GTGAACGGACGACTCGTCTCTGCGGCTACGGAGGCGGCTGAAGAATGCGGTTGTGCACCCACGCCCGCCGAACGCGACTCGTTCTGGAAGCTGAGTGTTACTCGACGTGGCGCTTTCGGGCTCGGCGCGCTCGGTGTCGCTGCATTCGCTGCACTCGGCATCGGCTCCGGCGACTCAGCGGCGTACGCTGCGTCGTACCCGAGTTGGGACGATGTGCAACGCGCCAAGAACAACGAAGCTGCCAAGGCTGCCGAGATCACCCGAATCGAAGGGCTGATCCAGTCCTTGACGCGGAAGGTCGCTGAGACTCAGGTTGCTGCCGATACAGCCTCCGACGAGTTCTATGCAGCGCAGCAGGAGTACTTCGCTGCGATCACGGAAGCTCAGAGCCTGCAGGCGCAGGCGGACGAACAATCAGCGATTGCCGAAACCTCTGCGCGCAGGGCCGGTCAAGTTGCGGCACAGCTGTATCGCAACGGTGGAGATGATTCAGCACTGCAACTGTTCTTCTCCGGTTCCGCGGCCAACGCCGATGAGCTCCTGTCACGCCTGGGCACCATGGACAAGCTTCTCGAGTACAACCGGTCGGTCTACGATGGCGCAATCTCGGCGCGCAACACCGCCCAATCGCTGACCGATCAGGCGAAGGTTGCCCGCGACGAACGAGACCGCCCTGCAGCAGGTCGCAGAGCAGAAGATGATTGCGGCACAAGAAGCGGCCGACGCCGCACAGGCCGCGCTCGACGAGCAAGCCGCGAACCTCGAGACGAATGCAGGCGCAGCTCGCCGCGCTGA
- a CDS encoding TnsA-like heteromeric transposase endonuclease subunit, whose protein sequence is MKPAEIARLIARRRFSKGSELHWVPRDHRSASGYADSVSFAPVNRSLGRLDWSVIDPMKVRVSKGASHFFTGSEYFWSRTRSHVWCESQFERDELMWLDFGGQVAKVWSQPFGVVFGVRSPMAGHWHVPDFLLQMSDDSYAVRDVRPKERIDKSAQLQFDETAVVSATLGWHYQVLSGHSIHATRVVEWLSASRHDRCRPPADVEDRILDAATDSKTRRELCELASPDCPPLACAWVDNLAWRRLLALDLSAVFNSNALLTTARRERTDAISV, encoded by the coding sequence ATGAAGCCAGCTGAGATTGCACGGTTGATCGCACGGCGACGATTCTCGAAGGGCTCGGAGCTGCACTGGGTGCCGCGCGATCATCGTTCCGCATCCGGCTACGCGGATAGCGTCTCGTTCGCACCGGTCAACCGAAGTCTCGGCCGTTTGGATTGGTCGGTCATCGACCCGATGAAGGTTCGAGTATCGAAGGGCGCAAGCCACTTTTTCACGGGGTCTGAGTACTTCTGGAGTCGCACCCGTAGCCACGTATGGTGTGAGTCTCAGTTCGAGCGCGACGAGTTGATGTGGCTCGATTTCGGCGGGCAAGTAGCAAAGGTGTGGTCGCAGCCATTTGGCGTGGTGTTCGGCGTTCGCTCGCCGATGGCGGGTCACTGGCACGTGCCGGATTTCCTATTGCAGATGTCGGACGACTCCTACGCCGTTCGAGACGTGAGGCCAAAGGAACGCATCGACAAGTCTGCGCAACTGCAGTTCGATGAAACCGCGGTTGTGTCGGCAACGCTCGGCTGGCACTATCAGGTACTTTCCGGCCACAGCATCCATGCGACCCGCGTGGTCGAATGGTTGTCGGCGTCGCGTCATGACCGTTGCAGGCCGCCTGCTGACGTCGAGGACAGGATCCTCGACGCGGCAACTGACAGCAAGACTCGCCGGGAGTTGTGCGAGCTGGCATCACCAGATTGCCCACCTCTTGCCTGCGCATGGGTTGACAACCTCGCCTGGCGCAGACTTCTCGCGCTCGATCTGTCTGCGGTCTTCAATAGCAACGCGCTACTGACTACCGCACGTCGGGAGAGAACGGATGCGATCAGTGTCTGA